The Amycolatopsis umgeniensis DNA segment GCGACGCGTGAACTCCTCGAGTTCGAGGACTCGGGCGTACCAGGGCACGCTCCGGTCCACATCGGTCACGGTGAGTGCCAGGTGGTGCACAGACATGAGCTTGGACATCGGGGATGACCGTCCTGATCAAGAGCTTGGGGGCGCCACCAGGGTGACACAGGCACCCAGCGCCCCGAGGTGATCCACCGACTTCCCACATGAATCGTGATATCGGCCGGGAATTAGTGTTAAAACGTGGCTGAACCGCACGCGGACCCGATATCGCCCCGTGACCGCTCCGTAGCCCCGGGTGTCAACGCCCGCCGCCGACGGTCAGCACCGTCCCGGTGGTGTACGACGCGGCGGGGGAAAGCAGCCACAGCACGGCTTCCGCGATTTCGCCCGGTTCGCCCGCCCTGCCCATCGGAATGGTCGGGGCGATCCGGTCCATGCGATCGGGCAGCCCGGCCGCCGCGTGCAGGCCGGTGTGGATCATTCCCGGTGCGACGGCGTTGATCCGGACGGCTTCCTTCGCGACCTCTTGCGCCGCGCCGTAGGTCATCGTTTCGACCGCCGCCTTGGTCCCCGCGTAGTGGACCCATTCCCCGGGCGAACCGGTCCGCGCGGCGGTGGAGGACAGCGTCACGATCGCGCCGCCCGCGCCGCCGTATCGGGTGGACATCCGGCGGATGCCCTCGCGGACGCACAGGAAGACGCCCGTGATGTTGACATCCACGACGCGACGGACGACGTCGACGTCATATTCTTCGAGGCGTCCCGGGGTGTTGCCGGTGACGGCCGCGTTCGCGACCACCCCGGCGAGCGGACCGAGTCCGGAGGCCGCGTCGAACAGGGCGACGACGTCTTCTTCGGACGCGACGTCGCCGCGCTGGGTGATCGCCTGGACGCCGTGCTTCCGGACGCGCGAAGCGACGTCTTCCGCCGCTTCGGCGTCACCCGCGTAGTTGACGACGACGTCGTAACCGCGCGCGGCGGCCAGTTCGCAGACCGCCGCGCCGATGCCCTTGCTGCCGCCCGTGACGATGAGAACCCCGGTCATATAGCGAAGTTAACCAGCGGGAGGTTCTCGAGGACCAGGTCGGCCCGGCCGCTGGTGGACGCGATCAGATCGGCGTTGCGCTGGTCGGAACCGAGTGCGCGGCGACGGGCTTCGACCAGCGAGCGGCCGTAGCGACGGTGCCGCGAAACGAGCCGCTCGATGCGCTCGGGTTCGTCCGGCGCGAGGAACCAAGACTCGGCGAGGATCGGCTTCACGCCGCTCCACGGATCGTCCTGCATGAGGAGGTAGTTCCCCTCGGTGATGACCAGCGGGACGTCCGGCGTGACCGCGACGGCCCCGGCGATCGGCTCCTCGATCTCACGGCGGAACTCGGGCGCGTAGACCGTCTCGCGGCCTTCGGCGAGCCTTCGCAACAGGTGCACGTACCCGGCGGCGTCGAAGGTGTCCGGCGCGCCCTTGCGCTCCGCGCGGCCGAGCCGCTGCAGTTCCACCTGCGCCAGGTGGAAGCCGTCCATCCCGACCACGGCCGCCCGCGTGCCCAGCGCCTTCGCCAGGCCCCAGGCCAGCGTCGTCTTGCCGGACGCGGGGGCGCCGACGATCCCGAGCACGCTGCGCTGCCCCGGCTTCGCCAGCGTCTGAGCCCTGCTCAACAGGTCCTCGAACACCGGAGGCATGGCTGTCATGACAGTCCCTTTCCCATCTTCGCGACCGCGGCCGTCCACGACCTCGGTCCTTCGTGCCGCACCCGTTCGGCGGCCACCTCGTTGGCG contains these protein-coding regions:
- a CDS encoding SDR family oxidoreductase, whose amino-acid sequence is MTGVLIVTGGSKGIGAAVCELAAARGYDVVVNYAGDAEAAEDVASRVRKHGVQAITQRGDVASEEDVVALFDAASGLGPLAGVVANAAVTGNTPGRLEEYDVDVVRRVVDVNITGVFLCVREGIRRMSTRYGGAGGAIVTLSSTAARTGSPGEWVHYAGTKAAVETMTYGAAQEVAKEAVRINAVAPGMIHTGLHAAAGLPDRMDRIAPTIPMGRAGEPGEIAEAVLWLLSPAASYTTGTVLTVGGGR
- a CDS encoding nucleoside/nucleotide kinase family protein, whose protein sequence is MTAMPPVFEDLLSRAQTLAKPGQRSVLGIVGAPASGKTTLAWGLAKALGTRAAVVGMDGFHLAQVELQRLGRAERKGAPDTFDAAGYVHLLRRLAEGRETVYAPEFRREIEEPIAGAVAVTPDVPLVITEGNYLLMQDDPWSGVKPILAESWFLAPDEPERIERLVSRHRRYGRSLVEARRRALGSDQRNADLIASTSGRADLVLENLPLVNFAI